The region AATTATATTGGTTCCTGTAACTAAATATTTTGTTTCTAGAAATAATTTCTCCAAATTTGGAAGTTGATTTTCGATTAAGTTCTTACTAAGAGCTTCATCAGCAAAGTATGAATTAGATTTTGCTTCAAATCCTGAAAAAAAACGATCTCCAAATTGATCTCGATCGACATTAACGATCCGAGTAGAAGCATCATTATCCAATTGTAAAAAATCTGAGTTAACCTCCAATTCTTTAAATTGCTTAATAAATTTTTTTCCATAATCATCTTTTCCTAAACGTCCAATAAATGTAGAATCTATTTCTAATTTTTTTAATGCACAAGAAACATTAGCCGGTGCGCCACCCAAAAAATCTGTATATCCTTGATTTGACTTATTACGGATCCTGTCTATTAAAGCCTCTCCAATACATACAACTTTATTCTTTTCCATAAGATGAAACCCTTTTTTCTTATCTAAGAATAATTAATCAATAACAAATATTTTTTTTTTGAATTAAAGTTTAATTAATATCTTATTCGCAGTGTATTTTAATAAATCTGAAATTTGGAAATGGAAAAATTGGGACATTTCATGGTCTTTATCAAAAAAATCTTCTGACGAAAATAACATTACTATTTTATTAGTACATGGATTTGGAGCATCTAAGAAACATTGGAGACACAATCAAAATTTTCTTGGACAATTTTTTAATTGCTACGCAATTGACCTCATAGGATTCGGAGAAAGCAGTCAGCCCATTGCCCTATTAAATTACGAAGCTTATAAACAAAATTCAATTAAATATTCATTTGATTTATGGAGTAATCAAATTACAAAATTTTGTTCAGAGATAATAAAATCTCCCGTTTACTTAGTAGGAAACTCAATTGGAGGGGTTATTTCATTAAAAGCTGCTGAAATTCTCAAAAATAATTGTAAAGGTGTCATTTTGATTGATTGTGCTCAAAGAACTATGGATGATAAACGCTTGAAAAAAGGTGATATTTTAATGAATTTACTCAGGCCTGTATTAAAAACAGTCGTCAGACAAAGGTTAATTAGTAATACACTGTTTACGAGAGCAGCTAATCCAAAAGTTATAAAAAAAATCCTTGAACAAGCTTACCCCTCCGGAAAAAATATTGATGAAGAATTAATTGAAATACTTTATAAACCCGCTAAACGGGAAAACTCTAAAGAAGCATTTCGTGGATTTATCAACCTATTTGATGACTATCTTGCTACAGACCTTTTTGATAAAATTAATATTCCAATACAACTAATTTGGGGAGAGAAAGATCCCTGGGAATCTTTGAGCGAAGCAAAAGCTTGGAAGAAAAACTATGAAAATATCACAAGGTTAGATGTAATTAAGGGTGCTGGTCATTGTCCCCACGATGAAGAACCTGAACAAACGAATAAATTAATCTGTGAATTTATTCAAGAAACGAAATAGGCCTCTACATTATCACTAAGCCTTCTCAAACCTCTTAATCCATCTCTTTCAAGGTTTCTTACACGATCCCTACTTATTCCAAGTACCCTTCCTATACCTGTAAGAGACATTGGCTCATCACCATCCATACCGTATCTCATTCTTAAAACCCTGCATTGCAAATCTGGAAGTTGATGCAAAAGAGAATGAAGATCACCTCTCATGCAATCCATCTCTATTTGTTCATCTGGTAAATCCTCTCCTCCTGCCAATAAATCTAATAAAACAGTGTCTTCACCATCACCAACTTTTGTCTCAAGACTTACTGGCTGTCCAGCTTTGCACATTAAATCTTTAACATCATCTTCTGGAAGTTCTACATATTTAGCAAGTTCACTTACGGTTGGAGTTCTAGACATTTCTTGACTCAACTCTCTTTGACCTTTTTTCAACTTGTTCAACATTTCAGTGATGTGAATTGGAAGCCTTATAGCCCTACTTTTTTCAGCAATTGCTCTAGTGATTCCCTGTCTAATCCACCAATAGGCGTATGTAGAAAATTTATAGCCTCTAGCTGGATCAAATTTTTCAACCCCTCTAACCAACCCTATTGTTCCCTCCTGAATTAAGTCTAATAATTCCATATTTCTTTTAGTATATTTTTTTGCAACACTTACTACTAATCTCAAATTAGCTGCAACCATTCTTTCTTTAGCACGCTGTCCAGCTCTCAGCCTTTTCTTTATTTGGGAGGAAGAAAGATTTAGTTTTTTTGCTAATTCATCAATGTTTGGCTTATCACCAGTTAATTCAATTATTTCAAGTTCTGCCCTTTCTACTTGAACGTATTCTTGAACTTGTCTACCAAGAGTAATTTCTTGTTCATGAGATAGTAATGGAACTCTTCCAATATCTCTTAAATATGAACGAACTAGATCTACATCATTGCTAGCTTTTAAATTTGAAATTGATGCTAATTTATTCTCGCTTATTGTTTCAGTAGACATGAAATAAGGATGATGTTTTGTAAACAATACCATTAAGAATTGTAAAGTTAAACAAAAAAATCCACATTTTCACAAAAATGAGAATAAATACCTAGTTAAATCTATATAAATTTCGAAGCTAATAGCCATTTTGCAGTACTTAAATAAATAAATACACCTGCTATGTCAGTTACTGTTGTTATAAAGGGAGATGACATTAAAGCTGGGTCCAATCTCATTTTGTCAAATAACAAAGGAAGAATAGCTCCAGTGGTAGCTGCCAATGTAGTTATAGAAATAAGACTTATGCCCACGGCAGCTGCTATTAAAGGCCCCTCTCCTTGCCACCAAGCAAAAGGAAGCACAACTAGCATCATCAAGATTCCTAAAAGAGCGCCTGTTATTGACTCTCTAACTACTGCCTTAATGGCACCAAGAGACTTTAATTTTTGAGTACTTAAACCTCTAATTACAACAGTCGAGCTTTGAGCACCAACATTTCCCCCAGTACCTATTAGCAATGGAATAAATGCAGCTAGTAAAACTATTTCTTTTAATATTTGATCATTCATTGCAATAACTTTTGTAGTTAAACCATTTGCAAGAACTAAAATTAATAACCAAAGAATTCGTCGTCGAGTTATCGTGAATAAACTACTTTGAAAATAATCATCCTCATCACTAGGCTGTATAGCACCCGCTGCATAAATATCTCGAGTTGCTTCCTGTTCCATGACATCAATTAAATCATCAACAGTTACTATTCCGACAAGTCTTTTTTCTTTATCAACAACTGGAAGGGCTAAAAAATCATATCTTTGTATTGCTCGTGCGACTTCTTCTTGATTAGTATTGGTTGAAATATTAACTACATCTTTTGTCATTACATCTCCTATAGGTTTGGCAGGATCAGCTGTCACAAGGTCTCTAAGAGAAAGAATTCCTGTTAAATGTCTTTCTTTATCCGTTACATATAAGCTATAAATAGTTTCTGTAAATGGAGCTCTTTTTCTCACC is a window of Prochlorococcus marinus XMU1419 DNA encoding:
- the mgtE gene encoding magnesium transporter; the encoded protein is MNESRLESIRSFSSEISNREKITIQLEELLVAGNYDEAKLLLEPSQPVDIADAIGSLPLILQALAFRLLKKNEAIEVYEYLDPIVQQTLLDRLRSGEVLEIVEKMSPDDRVQLFDELPAKVVRKFLSALSPGERKVTAELLGYEPETAGRLMTTEFIDLKEMQTAAEALSLVRKRAPFTETIYSLYVTDKERHLTGILSLRDLVTADPAKPIGDVMTKDVVNISTNTNQEEVARAIQRYDFLALPVVDKEKRLVGIVTVDDLIDVMEQEATRDIYAAGAIQPSDEDDYFQSSLFTITRRRILWLLILVLANGLTTKVIAMNDQILKEIVLLAAFIPLLIGTGGNVGAQSSTVVIRGLSTQKLKSLGAIKAVVRESITGALLGILMMLVVLPFAWWQGEGPLIAAAVGISLISITTLAATTGAILPLLFDKMRLDPALMSSPFITTVTDIAGVFIYLSTAKWLLASKFI
- a CDS encoding RpoD/SigA family RNA polymerase sigma factor; protein product: MSTETISENKLASISNLKASNDVDLVRSYLRDIGRVPLLSHEQEITLGRQVQEYVQVERAELEIIELTGDKPNIDELAKKLNLSSSQIKKRLRAGQRAKERMVAANLRLVVSVAKKYTKRNMELLDLIQEGTIGLVRGVEKFDPARGYKFSTYAYWWIRQGITRAIAEKSRAIRLPIHITEMLNKLKKGQRELSQEMSRTPTVSELAKYVELPEDDVKDLMCKAGQPVSLETKVGDGEDTVLLDLLAGGEDLPDEQIEMDCMRGDLHSLLHQLPDLQCRVLRMRYGMDGDEPMSLTGIGRVLGISRDRVRNLERDGLRGLRRLSDNVEAYFVS
- a CDS encoding alpha/beta fold hydrolase, which translates into the protein MYFNKSEIWKWKNWDISWSLSKKSSDENNITILLVHGFGASKKHWRHNQNFLGQFFNCYAIDLIGFGESSQPIALLNYEAYKQNSIKYSFDLWSNQITKFCSEIIKSPVYLVGNSIGGVISLKAAEILKNNCKGVILIDCAQRTMDDKRLKKGDILMNLLRPVLKTVVRQRLISNTLFTRAANPKVIKKILEQAYPSGKNIDEELIEILYKPAKRENSKEAFRGFINLFDDYLATDLFDKINIPIQLIWGEKDPWESLSEAKAWKKNYENITRLDVIKGAGHCPHDEEPEQTNKLICEFIQETK